From the genome of Bacteroidota bacterium:
GCCGCCGGCCTGCTGGCGGGGCTGGCACTGGCCGCGTTCGTGGTCTGGCTGCGGTTCCGGCGCAAGCAGACCGAGCTGCAGCGCCTCGCCGAGTCGCGCGCCCACCTCGCCGCCGGGCAAGAGGCCGAGCGCGGCCGCCTAGCCCACGAACTGCACGACGGCCCGCTCCAGGACCTCCACGGGATCAAGATGCAGTTCGGCGCGCTCCGCCAGGCCTTGCCCGGACCGGCCGCTGCAACCGAGCCTGCCGAGGCCTCGTCTGCTCCGGCTGACACTACGCACGACACCGAGGTGCTGGAAGAGGACCTCGTCACCGTGATCGCCGAACTCCGAGCCATCATGTCGGACCTGCACCCTCCTGCGCTCAGGCCTTTCGGGCTGGCCGCGGCGCTGCGTGGCCACCTGAAGCGGTTCCGCCTGCGCTACCCGGCCCTGGCCTGCGACTTCGCCAGCGACGATGCACCGCTCGACCTCTCGCAGGAGACGCGCCTCGTGCTGTTCAGGGTGTGCCAGGAGGCCCTCAGCAACGCGGCGAAGCACGCCCACGCGAGCCGGGTGGAGGTCTCGCTCCGGGCCGAGCGCGGTCGCGCCGTGCTCCGCGTCGCCGACGACGGCCGGGGGTTCACCGAGGCCGAGCGCCAGGCCTTCCCGGAGCAGGGGAGCTTCGGCCTCTCCAACATGGCGGCCCGGGCCGAGGCCATCGGCGCAGACCTGGAGATTGACTCGGTGCCCGGCCAGGGCACGACGATCACGGTCACCGCGCCCCTCGACGGCGGCACGCCTGCGCCGCGTCCGCTCCGCTTCATCAGGCGCCGTGCGCGCCGCACCCCGGCGAGCACGCCCCAGGCGGCCTAGCACCGGGGCTCCGTGCGAGGCCCCCACGCACCGATGGATCACCGCTCGGCAGAGCGCACAACATCCCACAGCGTATGAAGACGCCCGTCCGCATCGTGCTGGCAGACGACCACCCCTCGGTCCGGGCAGGCCTCCGGACGGCCATCGAAGCCCAACCCGACCTCGAGGTCGTCGGCGAGGCGTCGGACGGCCCCGGAGCCCTCGCCATGGTCCGCGACCTAGACCCTGACGTTCTCGTGCTCGACATGCGCATGCCGGGGCAGTCCGGGGTCGAGGTGGCACGTACGCTGCAGGAAGCAAAAACCCGCACCCGCATTCTCGCCGTTTCGGCCTACGACGACGAGGCCTACGTGCAAGGCCTGCTCACGAGCGGGGCTGCCGGGTACATCACCAAGGAGAAACCGGTCGAGGTCATCGTCGAGGCCGTGCGCGCCGTGGCCCGGGGCGAAGGGCGCTGGTTCGTCCGCCCCACCAAGCCCGACGACCCGCCGATCACGCGGCGCGAGCAGGACGTCCTCCGCCTGATGGCAATGGGCGAGACGAACGACAAGATCGCCCTGGCGCTCGGCCTGTCGGAAAACACGATCCGCAACCACATCGGGAGCATCTACGC
Proteins encoded in this window:
- a CDS encoding sensor histidine kinase, whose protein sequence is MIDLLTRHAGRGLLVCLLAASGVRAQPEAAAPPEAGGQAETSPAREGYLAHRVDGEIQGLVFFRITDDGFLMLREGTDETAPTVTLPSITARTIIEQMNRELGESASSDRERLGVDLLGNTLWVRWAKQMSVLWVLAAGLLAGLALAAFVVWLRFRRKQTELQRLAESRAHLAAGQEAERGRLAHELHDGPLQDLHGIKMQFGALRQALPGPAAATEPAEASSAPADTTHDTEVLEEDLVTVIAELRAIMSDLHPPALRPFGLAAALRGHLKRFRLRYPALACDFASDDAPLDLSQETRLVLFRVCQEALSNAAKHAHASRVEVSLRAERGRAVLRVADDGRGFTEAERQAFPEQGSFGLSNMAARAEAIGADLEIDSVPGQGTTITVTAPLDGGTPAPRPLRFIRRRARRTPASTPQAA
- a CDS encoding response regulator transcription factor, with the protein product MKTPVRIVLADDHPSVRAGLRTAIEAQPDLEVVGEASDGPGALAMVRDLDPDVLVLDMRMPGQSGVEVARTLQEAKTRTRILAVSAYDDEAYVQGLLTSGAAGYITKEKPVEVIVEAVRAVARGEGRWFVRPTKPDDPPITRREQDVLRLMAMGETNDKIALALGLSENTIRNHIGSIYAKLGVHSYREAIAWAWKHGFADE